The Candidatus Bathyarchaeia archaeon genome includes the window AAGCTTCGGAATCCCAGAATTTCTAGTGCACAACAATAATGCCCAAGTCAAGCAGGCAAACAACAACTATCTTGCAGCTCAAGCCGCAGGCATCACAGTCTTCGCCTCTGCAGGCGACGCTGGCGCAACAAATGGTGGACCATTCGCCAACGCTCTGTTCCCAGCATCCAATCCGCTGAATATAGCGGTCGCGGGAACCGAGGGCAATCCCTACATCGCCCCTGGAACAGTATCAAGCTGCGCCGCTGGAGCAACCTGTAGCGCTGGACTAGCGTCCGTTACGGGCCCGTGCAACTCGGGCCGCGCTTTCGGCATGCCGCAATGCACACCAGCTGGCTATGGCGGAGAACAAGTCTGGAACGAAGCAGTGTTCAACCCCGGAGCCACTACTGGAGGAGCACCCAGCCTATTGTTCGGTGTACCATCCTTCCAAGCAGGCTTGACCTACAATGGAGCTGCTCTTACGTCTAGAAACACCGCGGACGTCGCTTACAATGCCGCCATAAACGGTGGAGTCCTCGTCTTCACCAGCTTCCTCGGATTCAATGCCTTCTTCTTCGTGGGAGGAACCAGCGCTGGCTCCCCACAATGGGCAGCGATCGGAGCTTTAGCTAACCAAGCAGCAGGACGTGCATTAGGCACTCTAAACCCGGCGATCTACAAGATTGGAAACAACCCAACAATGTACGCAAGAGACTTCCATGACATCACAGTAGGAAACAATGTAATGACAGGCACATCGGCAGGATTCAATGCCGCCACGGGATGGGACCCAGCCACCGGTTGGGGAACACCCAACGTAGCGAACCTCATACCAGACCTAGTAGCCAACGCGTAAGAATTCCAATAGAGGAGCTAAAGCCTCCTCCAACCCTTTTTTTTGTCAAAACGTAAATGATTCTTAGATGAGCTGTATGCTAATATGAGTCAGTTGGTAGTTGCCCGCACTAGAGACGCATTACTCGACCCGAGCCTCCTCCGGGGAAGCCTGGTCCGGTCGAGAGTGGGACGAATACTTGAACGCGATTGTTCCCGCTATCCGCGACGTACACACTGCCTGCAGTGTCAATAGCCAAGGAAACCGGGTTGTTGAACAACCCATTCAGGCTACCACTCGTGCCCCAGGACGCAACAAAGGTGCCATTGCCAAGGAATTTCTGAGTGCGATTGTTGTAATAGTCAGCGACATAGACATTCCCTGAGAGATCGGAAGCGATGCCTTCCGGGCTCTTAAACTGCCCATTCCCTGGTCCAAGCATTCCCCAAGAAGTTATGAATGCACCGGCGCTAGAAAACTTCTCAACACGATTGTTGCCTGTGTCCGTAACAAACACATTACCCAATGAGTCAACCGCGATCCCGGACGGGTTCTGAAACATTCCGGTGCCGGTCCCGGTTGCTCCCCACTTAGCGAGGAATCCACCTGTGTTGTTAAATTTCTGAATCCGGTTATTGCCGTTGTCCGTTACGTAGACATTGCCGGATCCATCGATAGCCACATTCACCGGCTTCACGAACATTCCATTTGCACTACCCTGACTTCCCCATGATAAAATGAAAGAGCCGGTCGGACTGAATTTTTGGATCCGGTCGTTTTGATAGTCAACAACGTATACGTTCCCTAGAATGTCAACTGCCACACCAGTGGGATTACGGAACTGGCCGGGCCCAGTTCCGTTCGAGCCCCATGCTGTAATGAATCCCCCATTCGTGCCGAACTTTTCCACGCGATTGTTAAGCGCATCTGCCACAAAAACATGCCCAAACCCATCCAAGGCCACGGAGTATGGATCGTCAAACCTGCCAGGGCCGGCGAAGGTAACGCTACTTACGAAGGTCCCAGTTTGCGAAAACTCCTGCACGCGATAGTTGAAGAAATCGCTTACGTAGATATTTCCCGATGAGTCAACGGCAATTCCTACTGGGTTGTTGAACTGACCATTACCGCTACCATGAGACCCAAAGGTCAGCAATAGGGTTCCGGTAGAGGAGAATTTTTCTACCTTGTTGTCCACTCTGGCCGCGATGTACGCGTTTCCTGCAGAGTCAACGGCAACTCCGGCAGGAGACACGATATCCCAGCCATTTACAAAATTGCCGGTTGCGCTAAACCTTGAAACGTTGTTGTTCATATCATCGCTAACGTAAACGAATCCAGAGGGGCCGGCAGCAACCCCATATGGAGAAGTGAAATTTCCTGGTTCTGAGCCGAGTTTGCCGAAACTAGAAACAAATGCGCCAGAATTCCCAAAGATTTGCACGCGAGCATTTCCCTTGTCAGCGGCATAAACGAACCCGGTGCCATTTACCGCAATCCCGTTCAGAGTAATGAATTGTCCCGGGTTTGAGCCACCGCTTCCCCATGCTGTCATTAGGATGCCAGTGTTCGTGAACTTCTGAATGTTGTTGTTCACAGAGTCGCTCACGAACACGTTGCCGGCAGGGTCGAGCGCTATTCCTTGAGGTTGCATGAACTGTCCCGGCCCTGAGCCCCTGGAACCCCAAGAGGCCAACAGTGTTCCATTACCAGCAATTTTTTCCACTTGAGAGTTGTGAAAATCTACAACGTAAATGTTGCCAAGCGGATCGACTGCTATCCCGTTGGGTTCCATGGGTCCGCCTAGTAATCCCCATTTCCCGCTGAAAGCGTAACCATCACCGTGTCCAACCTGTACTACCGCGAGACAGATCAAAACAAGAGAACAAAGGAGAAAGATTTCCCTTCCTCGAAAGTGACCTCCTCCTCCACTTTTGAGTTGAGGAACTCTCGCTGGGGCGGAGAACGCTAACCCCTTGGAATCCGAGTTTAGAAAAATGACTCCATCGTATCTTCTTCCTACCTCCGGGCGCGTAATGAGACGCGGAAGCATTGCCAAGTTCCCTAGCCTTTCAACGTCGTATACATGAGTATGCCTTTGCTAAATGCTCTCCGCCTTAACACCATCGAGATTGCTGAAGAAAGCCAGAGCTTGCTTAGCCTCACTATTACACATGAAAAATTGGTTGAAGACGAATCCAGGTCCGGGTTGCTAAGAGAATTCAGGGGCAAGGTTGGTTAATTATTCCAGAACGGCCTTGTTGCAATGAACTGAAGCTTCGCGTTGAGAAGATCCTTGTAGAATTCTTCGTCTTTGTCATGCATTATCGCGAGCACTCTGCTTGCTGTTTGTGGGCCTATCCCATATACAGATTGGGCAACGACCGCCCGTCTTCCGTAGGAAATCACGAGGTCCGCTGATCTTCTAGCCTTCGCTAACGCCTTCTTCTCGTTTTCGTCAAGATCTTCTTTGTTTCGTTTCCTTTTGAGAATGCTGGCTGAATAGCCGCTGGACCAGAAGAGGGGTGAAAGGAGTCTCGACCCGCAGGCAGTGCACTGAGGATGTTCAGGAAGGTCAGCAATCATGACCTCGGAGTTCAGGACTCCGCAGTCGAAGCAAAGCAGGTCTACGACACGTCCCTCGATAGATATCCGGAGTCGCGCCAGATTGTCAGCAGCAACATTTTCCGGTGCTATGAGCTCCGGAATGTCGACATGCCGGTACAGAATATGGTAGGCCAGGGGCGTGGGCTTGTCCTTTGACTGGAAAAATTGAACCTCCATTGCACCACTCTTGACCCCTTCGAAGATCTCCTTGACCCCATCGAAATCAGAATGCTCCATCAGTGCTTCTCTGATTGTCTCATCATAAATTGGAGTGAGTCGGTATCTCAACATCAGTTCTTTCATCGCGTCCCCGTACATGAGTCGGCCACGGTTTAGTGCGCCGAATCTCTCGGCGACGTGCTTCATATGCAGCTGCCACGGGAAGTGACGATGAAGCACGCCGTGGCACGCTCCACCCAGTACGGGCTCTTCGACTCCGAACACCTCTTTTCTGAAGAGGTTCTCCATGTTGAGGTCGGTCGTATCAGCGTTCATCTCAAAGAGAATTCGATAGGCATCTGACCACCACATTCTAACAAGGCCTTGGCGACGGAAGAGTTCCTCGATCACTTCGCCCAAGGTGAAATTGAGAACGTCACCGAGATGTGCGTGAAGAATAATGTATCGATCGAATCCTTCAATCAAGAATCGCTTTTCTGTCGGAACAAGCGCACCAGTAGCACGATGCGCCTCCATCTCCTCAACGAGTTGCCTCAATCCATAAACATCGGCTGGCCACAGCTGTGATAAGTCTTCGATGGACTCGGATTTTGGAGTATGTTTCGCTAAGAGTCGATCTGCCATAGCCCTGTAGGTGCCAACCTTAGTCGCGAGGGCGCGTGGCACAGGTAGTATTTGCCCGTCCCATCCCGGGATTGCCGCCGTAGGGTCGTCAATTGGAAGGACGTACACCTTTCCATCATCTGTTATTTGTTTGATCTGCCAAACTCGGCCTTTGATGATGAAATTGAGCCCGATCCTGGCCGTAGTCAGCATGAACTCTTCCCCCAGAATGCCAACATTTTGCTGACTGGTGAGATCCACAACCAAGTAACGGCGTTCGTCTGGAATCATGCTAAGATTCTCGAAATAGTAGAACCGAGTGCGCGAGGTTCGGTAGAGGGTTGCGCCTTCTCTCTTCAGGTAACCCATCTTGCGCATGAACTCGACAACCTGGTCAATGGGACCGTCCTCGAGAGACTGGTATGGGTAGGCTCGTTTGATCACGCTCTTCAACTCCGAAAGTTCGCGGCTTCCTTCAGAGTCCATTAGCATCCCAGCGATCTGGTGTGCAAGCACATCAAGTGCTCCGCGGTGGATCTTGGTGTGTTCTAACTTTCCTTCTTTCGCTAGCTCGATAACTCCGATGGATTCTAGGAGGTCCTCGGTTGAAACGGAGACTAGAACCCCGTGAGACGTCCTAGTTAGAGTGTGACCTGAACGTCCGACGCGTTGAACTAGACTGTTCACTTGTCTCGGTGACATGTACTGAACGACTAGGTCAACTGATCCGATGTCTATTCCAAGCTCGAGTGTAGATGTGCAGACGAGTGCTTTGATTTCTCCAGACTTGAACGCCTCTTCCGCTCGGACTCTCTCTTCTTTTGGGAGAGAGCCGTGATGGACCATTATTTTTCGGTCCATCATGTTGAACTTCGAACCTAGGAGCTCGGCGTTTACACGGCTGTTGACGAAGATAAGCGTAGAATCATGAGCCTCCACAAGATCATCGACTAGTGTGAGACGTGCTGCTGCTTCTGGAGTAGTGTAGAGATGTCTGGCTTTCTCTCGATCTTCCTCTCCGGGAGCTGGATACTCCACTTTGTATCGGGTGGATCGACTAAGCGGGATCTGCACGATTTTGACTGGCTGATTTCCGCCGAGAAACTGCGCAATCTCTTCCGGGTTGCCAACGGTTGCAGAGAGTCCCACTCTTTGAAAATCGTCGACCCTAACCTCTCTGAGGCGTTCAAGGCCAACCGTGAGTTGTGCCCCTCGTCGGTCGCCAGCGAGCTCGTGAATCTCGTCGATTACTACTGATTCGACGTGCCGAAGATGCTGTCTCATCCGCCTGCCGGGCAATATGGCTTGAAGCGTCTCTGGAGTGGTTATGAGAAGATCAGGAGGATTGTTTGCCATTCGTCTACGGTCTTTGGTTGGGGTGTCTCCATGCCGGACCTCCACCGAGAACTTCAACTTCACGGACCATGCTTGAAGCCGTTTGAGAAGGTCTCGGTTCAAAGCTCTGAGAGGGGTTATGTAGATTAGCGAGATACCTTGGCGGTTCTCGCGACGAATCATCCTATCGATTAATGGGAGCAGGGCTGCCTCGGTTTTGCCAGAGCCGGTGGGAGCAATAATGAGGACGTTTTCTCCACGGGCGATGAGAGGTATAGCCTCAGCTTGGGGAGGCGTGGGGACAGAGATTCCCGTTTCGAGGAGTAGTCCCTTCAGTGGTGAGGAGAGTAGTGCAAAGGGCTCAAGTGACGCGGGTCCCATGTGTTCTTGGATAGATGGGGAGTAGTTGAAGATAAACTTCCTAGGGGACGAAAACTAATCGTTTCTAGGTTTTATTTCTTTTCGGTTATTTTCTTTAAGAGGTCTTTGTAGTCGTGGGCCTTCATCAGGCTAGGCATTTCCTTCTTGAGATCCTCTGGCTTGATAATGGTGATCCAGCCATCTCCGTATGGTTTCTTGTTGACTAGCTCGGGAGCGTCGGATAGAGTATTGTTGACTTCAAGTA containing:
- a CDS encoding SBBP repeat-containing protein — its product is MLPRLITRPEVGRRYDGVIFLNSDSKGLAFSAPARVPQLKSGGGGHFRGREIFLLCSLVLICLAVVQVGHGDGYAFSGKWGLLGGPMEPNGIAVDPLGNIYVVDFHNSQVEKIAGNGTLLASWGSRGSGPGQFMQPQGIALDPAGNVFVSDSVNNNIQKFTNTGILMTAWGSGGSNPGQFITLNGIAVNGTGFVYAADKGNARVQIFGNSGAFVSSFGKLGSEPGNFTSPYGVAAGPSGFVYVSDDMNNNVSRFSATGNFVNGWDIVSPAGVAVDSAGNAYIAARVDNKVEKFSSTGTLLLTFGSHGSGNGQFNNPVGIAVDSSGNIYVSDFFNYRVQEFSQTGTFVSSVTFAGPGRFDDPYSVALDGFGHVFVADALNNRVEKFGTNGGFITAWGSNGTGPGQFRNPTGVAVDILGNVYVVDYQNDRIQKFSPTGSFILSWGSQGSANGMFVKPVNVAIDGSGNVYVTDNGNNRIQKFNNTGGFLAKWGATGTGTGMFQNPSGIAVDSLGNVFVTDTGNNRVEKFSSAGAFITSWGMLGPGNGQFKSPEGIASDLSGNVYVADYYNNRTQKFLGNGTFVASWGTSGSLNGLFNNPVSLAIDTAGSVYVADSGNNRVQVFVPLSTGPGFPGGGSGRVMRL
- a CDS encoding DEAD/DEAH box helicase yields the protein MGPASLEPFALLSSPLKGLLLETGISVPTPPQAEAIPLIARGENVLIIAPTGSGKTEAALLPLIDRMIRRENRQGISLIYITPLRALNRDLLKRLQAWSVKLKFSVEVRHGDTPTKDRRRMANNPPDLLITTPETLQAILPGRRMRQHLRHVESVVIDEIHELAGDRRGAQLTVGLERLREVRVDDFQRVGLSATVGNPEEIAQFLGGNQPVKIVQIPLSRSTRYKVEYPAPGEEDREKARHLYTTPEAAARLTLVDDLVEAHDSTLIFVNSRVNAELLGSKFNMMDRKIMVHHGSLPKEERVRAEEAFKSGEIKALVCTSTLELGIDIGSVDLVVQYMSPRQVNSLVQRVGRSGHTLTRTSHGVLVSVSTEDLLESIGVIELAKEGKLEHTKIHRGALDVLAHQIAGMLMDSEGSRELSELKSVIKRAYPYQSLEDGPIDQVVEFMRKMGYLKREGATLYRTSRTRFYYFENLSMIPDERRYLVVDLTSQQNVGILGEEFMLTTARIGLNFIIKGRVWQIKQITDDGKVYVLPIDDPTAAIPGWDGQILPVPRALATKVGTYRAMADRLLAKHTPKSESIEDLSQLWPADVYGLRQLVEEMEAHRATGALVPTEKRFLIEGFDRYIILHAHLGDVLNFTLGEVIEELFRRQGLVRMWWSDAYRILFEMNADTTDLNMENLFRKEVFGVEEPVLGGACHGVLHRHFPWQLHMKHVAERFGALNRGRLMYGDAMKELMLRYRLTPIYDETIREALMEHSDFDGVKEIFEGVKSGAMEVQFFQSKDKPTPLAYHILYRHVDIPELIAPENVAADNLARLRISIEGRVVDLLCFDCGVLNSEVMIADLPEHPQCTACGSRLLSPLFWSSGYSASILKRKRNKEDLDENEKKALAKARRSADLVISYGRRAVVAQSVYGIGPQTASRVLAIMHDKDEEFYKDLLNAKLQFIATRPFWNN
- a CDS encoding S53 family peptidase; protein product: MKKILGIMAIAVSISMLMSPVAFASLITNAPSSGNFQYSPLNYRIQVSPDTIIPDALPFCRASSGLTLICYTPTYLRSAYNFPSNLDGTGQTILIVDAFGSPTITNDLTVFDQRFNLPAADFTILCPSGGCPVYDPTDTHHDETGWAFETSLDVEYAHAMAPGAKIVLVVASTSSGNAINVAEANAISLYPGSIMSQSFGIPEFLVHNNNAQVKQANNNYLAAQAAGITVFASAGDAGATNGGPFANALFPASNPLNIAVAGTEGNPYIAPGTVSSCAAGATCSAGLASVTGPCNSGRAFGMPQCTPAGYGGEQVWNEAVFNPGATTGGAPSLLFGVPSFQAGLTYNGAALTSRNTADVAYNAAINGGVLVFTSFLGFNAFFFVGGTSAGSPQWAAIGALANQAAGRALGTLNPAIYKIGNNPTMYARDFHDITVGNNVMTGTSAGFNAATGWDPATGWGTPNVANLIPDLVANA